One Phocoena phocoena chromosome 5, mPhoPho1.1, whole genome shotgun sequence genomic region harbors:
- the DCAF16 gene encoding DDB1- and CUL4-associated factor 16, with the protein MGPRNPSPDPLSESESEEEENANYLNESSGEEWDSSEEEDPVVPNLTPLESLAWQVKCLLKYSTTWKSLNPNSWLYHAKLLDASTPVHILREIGLRLSHCSHCVPKLEPIPEWPPLASCGVPPFQKPLMSPSRLSRDHATLNGALQFATKQLSRTLSRATPIPEYLKQIPNSCVSGCCCGWLTKTVKETTRTEPINTTYSYTDFQKAVNKLLTASL; encoded by the coding sequence ATGGGTCCTAGAAATCCCTCTCCTGACCCCTTATCAGAATCAGaaagtgaggaagaagaaaatgctaACTACCTAAATGAGAGTTCTGGGGAAGAGTGGGATTCCTCTGAAGAAGAGGACCCTGTGGTGCCCAACCTAACACCTCTTGAGAGTCTTGCCTGGCAGGTTAagtgccttttaaaatattctacaacTTGGAAATCTTTAAATCCTAATTCCTGGTTGTATCATGCTAAACTCTTGGATGCTAGCACACCAGTCCATATACTACGAGAGATAGGACTAAGACTCTCCCATTGCTCCCATTGTGTACCCAAACTGGAACCAATTCCTGAATGGCCTCCTTTAGCTTCTTGTGGAGTCCCACCTTTTCAAAAGCCCCTTATGAGTCCCAGCCGGCTTTCTAGAGATCATGCCACTCTAAATGGGGCACTGCAATTTGCCACCAAACAGTTAAGCCGAACATTGAGTAGAGCCACTCCCATACCTGAGTACCTAAAACAAATTCCTAATTCATGTGTTTCTGGTTGTTGCTGTGGTTGGTTAACTAAAACAGTTAAGGAAACAACCCGCACTGAACCCATCAACACTACTTACTCCTACACTGACTTCCAAAAGGCAGTTAACAAACTCCTAACTGCATCACTATAA